Proteins encoded together in one Rubripirellula reticaptiva window:
- a CDS encoding efflux RND transporter periplasmic adaptor subunit has product MSHSIVDAPKQNASCHPAEPSVKGHQVDTAEPEKAKKTEQGRPLRRGLSLVLSSIGPTLVLIGFAAVFYYGHHNDWRIPKFAALTGSVETVADDWCEEHAVPESICVECDPTLMPKGPDYGWCEVHGVHNCVLDHPDVAQIKETPSILPSDLERAARALAVAPRKENNSACKIYQTRIQFASIESVKQAGVDVELIERAPIVEAITGSGEIVYDPTKQASLASRVPGSVWLVTKGVGDLVTKGEVLAVVDAAQVGDLKTNLLRALAEENLQRQNVSRLNQARSAIAGSRILDAEAALSKAQADVLSSEQSLRNLGFPIDTESLRGLSERQVLDNLRLLGIPDEIRAQLNSKTITSNLIPIVSPIEGFVTQRHVAPGEVVDPTRILFEVANTSQMWLTLNVPLENMDQLAVGQPIRFQADGSRYEVEGKLDWISTAADSQTRMVQVRAMLPNVDGKLRSETFGTGQIILREESDAIVIPKGSSHWEGCCQVVFVRDKHYFDSPDSFKVFHVRSVRLGATNGKFTEVISGVLPGEVIAAAGSDVLRAQLLKNNLGAGCDCVAE; this is encoded by the coding sequence ATGAGTCATTCCATTGTTGATGCGCCGAAACAGAACGCGTCGTGTCATCCGGCGGAGCCGTCCGTCAAAGGTCATCAGGTCGATACAGCCGAGCCTGAGAAGGCAAAGAAAACAGAGCAAGGCAGACCGCTCCGGCGAGGGCTGTCACTTGTACTGAGCAGCATCGGGCCGACGTTGGTCCTGATCGGCTTTGCTGCCGTCTTCTACTACGGGCACCACAACGATTGGCGAATTCCTAAGTTCGCCGCTTTGACTGGGAGTGTCGAGACGGTCGCCGACGATTGGTGTGAAGAACACGCCGTGCCTGAATCCATTTGTGTCGAGTGTGATCCCACCCTGATGCCCAAAGGCCCCGACTACGGTTGGTGCGAGGTACATGGCGTTCACAACTGCGTGCTTGATCATCCCGATGTAGCACAGATAAAGGAGACGCCGTCGATATTGCCAAGCGATCTTGAGCGAGCCGCTCGCGCTTTGGCCGTGGCTCCGCGAAAAGAGAACAACAGTGCCTGCAAGATTTACCAGACCCGGATTCAGTTCGCTTCTATTGAGTCAGTGAAGCAGGCTGGCGTTGATGTGGAATTGATTGAACGTGCTCCGATTGTCGAAGCGATCACTGGCAGCGGGGAGATTGTTTACGACCCCACGAAGCAAGCGAGCTTGGCATCGCGAGTTCCCGGCAGCGTTTGGTTGGTAACCAAGGGCGTTGGTGATTTGGTCACCAAGGGGGAAGTTCTCGCCGTCGTGGATGCGGCACAAGTCGGTGATCTAAAAACGAATCTACTGCGGGCGTTGGCCGAAGAAAACCTGCAACGACAAAACGTCTCGCGGCTTAATCAAGCTCGAAGTGCAATTGCGGGGTCGCGGATTCTCGATGCTGAAGCTGCCCTGTCCAAAGCTCAAGCGGATGTGCTGTCCTCTGAACAGTCGTTGCGAAATCTTGGATTTCCGATCGACACCGAATCGCTGCGAGGACTGTCTGAGCGACAAGTCCTCGACAATCTGCGCTTGCTCGGAATTCCCGATGAGATTCGCGCCCAACTTAACAGCAAGACAATCACGTCGAACTTAATCCCGATCGTTTCGCCGATCGAAGGCTTCGTGACGCAACGGCATGTTGCTCCGGGTGAAGTCGTTGACCCGACTCGCATTCTGTTTGAAGTCGCGAACACCAGCCAGATGTGGCTCACACTCAATGTTCCACTAGAGAACATGGATCAGCTTGCTGTCGGGCAACCCATTCGCTTTCAAGCCGATGGCAGTCGCTATGAAGTGGAAGGCAAGTTGGACTGGATCAGCACGGCGGCGGACTCGCAAACGCGGATGGTGCAGGTGCGAGCAATGCTGCCGAACGTTGACGGCAAGTTACGAAGCGAAACGTTCGGTACGGGCCAAATCATTTTGAGGGAAGAGTCAGACGCCATCGTGATTCCCAAAGGATCGTCGCACTGGGAAGGTTGCTGCCAAGTTGTTTTCGTGCGTGACAAACATTACTTCGACAGTCCCGACAGTTTCAAAGTCTTTCACGTCCGTTCGGTACGCTTGGGTGCAACGAACGGGAAATTCACGGAAGTCATTTCTGGTGTGCTTCCCGGTGAAGTGATCGCCGCAGCGGGCAGTGACGTGCTGCGAGCGCAGTTACTAAAAAACAATCTTGGTGCAGGCTGCGACTGCGTCGCAGAATAA
- a CDS encoding cation diffusion facilitator family transporter, translating into MTDCGCELEAEGDAQRRTLRVVLAINAAMFVVEIIAGVLASSTGLIADSLDMLADASVYAISLYAVGRAANIRRNAATASGVLQLALGFGVLIEAVRRFIGGGEPIGVAMMAMGFIALIANSFCLWLIAKHKSGDVNFRASYIFSANDVIANIGVIVSGLIVKLSGSQIPDLVIGILITSVVVRGGIKILRMAGSGEEAS; encoded by the coding sequence ATGACTGACTGCGGATGCGAATTGGAAGCAGAAGGCGACGCACAGCGAAGGACGCTGCGCGTGGTGCTGGCAATCAACGCTGCAATGTTTGTCGTCGAGATTATCGCTGGCGTGCTTGCCAGTTCGACGGGTCTGATCGCGGACTCACTCGACATGCTGGCCGACGCCAGCGTCTACGCAATCAGCCTGTACGCCGTTGGTCGTGCCGCCAACATCCGCCGTAACGCCGCGACTGCCAGCGGCGTGTTGCAACTGGCACTCGGCTTTGGTGTTTTGATCGAAGCGGTTCGCCGCTTTATCGGTGGCGGGGAACCGATCGGCGTTGCGATGATGGCGATGGGCTTCATTGCTTTGATCGCCAATTCTTTTTGCCTGTGGCTGATCGCCAAACACAAAAGTGGTGATGTCAACTTTCGAGCATCTTACATCTTCTCGGCGAACGACGTGATCGCCAACATTGGCGTCATCGTCTCGGGCCTCATCGTCAAACTCTCCGGCTCGCAAATCCCCGACCTGGTCATCGGAATCCTGATCACCAGCGTCGTTGTGCGAGGTGGCATCAAGATTCTCAGGATGGCCGGTTCCGGCGAAGAAGCGAGTTAA
- a CDS encoding TolC family protein has protein sequence MFRLYQTDGKQRLVYFFTEENAVIASQPTSNRFRQSRRRRLRAVLSMTLTLGSAMSFTAGCQSVGNHVATSAHNPTMLQSSEANVASTPATAIVAAPVITVAYNDKSDDDKPVATEEDDSDKESAGSLRDIMALDSPEQSLSEVAVVPFSTGNEYYLSEQPAGLTLEAIESMALANNPTIAELVATTQKAAGFKCQVGLRANPVLGYSAVQLADQGTDQHSVFISQTIITGDKLALNRAVLNEALRAQLMQLEAQKYRIATDIRITFYDALAAQQRVNLIRDFQSVADKGVDIAEQLKEAQEGSQLEIVQARVQKNEIDLALRQAQIRFDAAWREMAALAGNPDMMPVPLQGTLPNTETTLDWSIVASTMIASSPEVQSAQARINQARANLCRQQVQPIPNLDLQLASGYDNGTDNGMINFQVGAPIPVFNKNQGNISAARAEYVRASRELERIENSIKARLAQVSRDYDSSLVAVEQYSRDILPNSEDGLKLAELAYKAGETSFVQVLVARRTYFDTNLQYIVSQQQLAQARARVDGFVLTGALDAVVDNSGDDSLRGLTLSQQ, from the coding sequence ATGTTTCGCTTGTACCAAACCGATGGAAAACAGCGGCTGGTCTATTTTTTCACGGAGGAAAATGCGGTGATCGCATCCCAACCGACCAGCAATCGTTTTCGTCAATCGCGACGTCGGCGATTGCGTGCGGTCTTGAGTATGACATTGACGCTGGGTTCAGCGATGAGTTTCACGGCGGGTTGCCAGAGTGTTGGCAATCACGTTGCGACATCAGCTCACAATCCCACAATGCTTCAATCGAGTGAAGCGAACGTCGCCTCGACACCGGCGACGGCCATCGTTGCGGCACCCGTGATCACGGTCGCGTACAACGACAAGTCGGATGACGACAAACCCGTTGCAACGGAAGAGGATGATTCCGATAAGGAGTCCGCCGGTTCCTTGCGAGACATCATGGCGCTGGATTCGCCCGAACAGTCGCTCAGCGAAGTCGCCGTTGTGCCATTTTCAACCGGCAATGAGTACTACCTCAGCGAACAGCCCGCCGGATTGACGCTCGAAGCGATCGAGTCGATGGCTTTGGCGAACAATCCGACCATCGCTGAATTGGTCGCGACAACGCAAAAAGCCGCGGGTTTCAAATGCCAAGTCGGGCTGCGTGCCAACCCTGTACTCGGCTACAGCGCTGTCCAACTCGCCGACCAAGGTACCGATCAGCACTCGGTGTTCATCTCACAAACAATCATTACCGGCGATAAATTGGCATTGAACCGCGCCGTGCTCAATGAAGCCTTGCGTGCTCAACTCATGCAGCTCGAAGCCCAGAAATATCGCATCGCGACTGACATTCGTATCACGTTCTACGATGCCTTGGCGGCACAGCAACGAGTGAATTTGATCCGCGATTTCCAATCGGTCGCTGACAAGGGAGTCGATATAGCCGAGCAACTCAAAGAGGCACAAGAAGGCTCGCAACTGGAAATCGTCCAAGCAAGGGTTCAAAAGAACGAGATTGACTTGGCCCTCCGGCAAGCCCAGATTCGTTTCGACGCCGCGTGGCGAGAGATGGCCGCCTTGGCTGGCAACCCTGACATGATGCCCGTTCCACTCCAAGGGACACTGCCCAACACGGAAACCACCTTGGACTGGTCGATCGTTGCATCCACGATGATTGCATCCAGCCCCGAAGTACAGTCGGCGCAGGCGAGAATCAATCAAGCCAGAGCCAATCTTTGCCGCCAACAGGTTCAGCCGATTCCGAACTTAGATTTGCAACTCGCCTCGGGTTATGACAACGGAACGGACAACGGCATGATTAACTTTCAAGTCGGAGCACCGATCCCCGTCTTCAACAAAAACCAAGGCAACATCTCGGCGGCCCGCGCTGAGTATGTGCGTGCGTCACGCGAACTCGAACGAATCGAAAACTCGATCAAGGCACGCTTGGCCCAGGTTTCGCGAGACTACGATTCATCACTGGTCGCCGTCGAGCAGTATTCCAGGGACATCCTGCCCAACTCAGAAGACGGTTTGAAGCTCGCCGAGCTTGCCTACAAAGCTGGCGAGACAAGCTTTGTTCAAGTCCTGGTGGCCCGCCGAACTTACTTTGACACGAACTTGCAGTACATCGTTTCGCAGCAGCAACTCGCTCAAGCCCGCGCCCGAGTTGATGGCTTTGTCTTGACGGGTGCTTTGGATGCCGTGGTGGACAACAGTGGCGACGATAGCCTGCGAGGTTTGACGCTCAGCCAACAGTAG
- a CDS encoding RND transporter, with amino-acid sequence MNWMTSFKGISLATIAAMAIGLSGCNKDQVTSDGAADPVAATNVDHSHGGWWCVEHGVPEEECALCDKSLVSKFKEDGDWCDEHDRPESQCFICSPARFDKFAMRYEAKTGQKPPQPEE; translated from the coding sequence ATGAATTGGATGACTAGCTTCAAAGGCATCTCGCTCGCAACCATCGCCGCCATGGCGATCGGATTGAGTGGATGCAATAAAGACCAAGTCACAAGCGACGGTGCAGCAGATCCCGTCGCGGCAACCAACGTCGATCACAGCCACGGTGGTTGGTGGTGCGTCGAACATGGCGTGCCTGAGGAAGAATGTGCGCTCTGCGACAAGTCGCTGGTGTCGAAGTTCAAGGAGGATGGAGATTGGTGCGACGAGCACGATCGACCAGAATCGCAATGTTTCATTTGCAGCCCTGCACGATTCGACAAATTCGCAATGCGATACGAAGCCAAAACGGGCCAGAAGCCACCGCAACCGGAGGAGTAG
- a CDS encoding efflux RND transporter periplasmic adaptor subunit: protein MKIRMPKVPMKWVWLIATLIVVIVGGFTWQRWFPATKAWVDQTAVSFRNGGGESHEGEAAGEADPHAGHDHAAHAGHDEATSLELSKQAIRNIGLSDETIRPIKLETFRRSITVPAVVVERPGRSRVQVATPMTGVVTHVHAVQGEAVEPGSLLFQIRLTHEDLVNAQTDFLRTLGELDVEQREVARLQQVTSSGAIAGKVLLERQYARDKLNANLSAMRESLRLHGLSDNQVEQIERERRLLRELQVFAPSVDSHGEEELRLTQRVIQAGYVKDEQPKHTGPLILQDLAVHKGQSINAGETLCILTDYDELFIEGLAFEQDIKQLRKASQNGWAVDAILEEPGSESRVIEGLKMAYLANQVDAKTRTLNFYVRLPNEVAKDHRADGNRYVEWRYVPGQRMQLRVPVQEMPEQIVVPVEAVASEGAETFVFQQNGSHFDRVPVHVKYRDQYSAVIDNDGSLFPGDVIAMRGAHQMQMALKNKSGGGVDPHAGHNH, encoded by the coding sequence ATGAAAATCCGTATGCCCAAAGTGCCCATGAAGTGGGTTTGGCTAATCGCCACGCTGATCGTTGTGATCGTCGGTGGTTTTACTTGGCAGCGTTGGTTCCCGGCCACCAAGGCGTGGGTCGATCAAACCGCTGTTTCTTTCCGCAATGGCGGAGGCGAATCGCACGAGGGTGAGGCGGCCGGCGAGGCTGATCCTCATGCCGGTCACGATCACGCAGCGCATGCGGGTCACGACGAGGCGACTTCGTTGGAACTGTCAAAGCAGGCGATCCGCAACATCGGATTGTCCGACGAGACGATCCGCCCGATCAAGTTGGAAACCTTCCGTCGATCCATCACGGTTCCCGCCGTCGTCGTCGAACGGCCTGGTCGTTCACGAGTCCAAGTTGCCACGCCGATGACCGGCGTCGTCACGCATGTTCACGCGGTGCAAGGCGAAGCGGTCGAGCCGGGAAGTCTACTGTTTCAGATCCGCTTGACACACGAAGACCTTGTCAACGCACAAACCGATTTCCTTCGCACGCTCGGGGAACTCGATGTTGAACAACGCGAGGTCGCTCGCTTGCAACAGGTCACCAGTAGTGGTGCGATCGCCGGCAAGGTTTTGCTGGAACGACAGTACGCTCGCGACAAGCTGAACGCCAACTTGAGTGCCATGCGTGAATCGCTTCGGCTGCACGGATTGTCAGACAACCAAGTAGAGCAAATTGAACGGGAGCGACGATTGCTCCGTGAGCTACAAGTCTTCGCTCCGAGTGTCGATAGCCACGGTGAGGAAGAATTGCGTTTGACCCAACGAGTCATTCAAGCGGGTTATGTCAAAGACGAGCAACCCAAACACACTGGCCCATTGATCCTGCAAGACTTGGCTGTTCACAAAGGCCAGTCCATCAACGCGGGCGAAACACTTTGCATCTTAACCGACTACGACGAACTGTTCATCGAAGGGCTCGCATTCGAGCAAGACATTAAGCAGCTTCGGAAAGCGTCCCAGAATGGCTGGGCAGTTGACGCGATCTTGGAAGAACCAGGCTCCGAATCCCGTGTGATCGAGGGCTTGAAAATGGCGTATCTCGCCAATCAAGTTGATGCCAAGACGCGAACGCTGAATTTCTATGTTCGCCTTCCTAACGAAGTCGCCAAGGATCATCGCGCCGACGGCAATCGCTACGTCGAATGGCGTTACGTCCCCGGTCAACGGATGCAGTTGCGAGTACCAGTCCAAGAAATGCCGGAACAAATCGTGGTTCCTGTCGAGGCGGTGGCGAGCGAAGGAGCGGAAACTTTCGTGTTCCAGCAGAACGGCAGTCACTTCGACCGCGTGCCGGTTCATGTGAAGTATCGCGATCAGTATTCCGCCGTGATCGACAACGACGGTTCGCTGTTCCCTGGTGACGTCATCGCCATGCGTGGCGCTCATCAAATGCAAATGGCTCTCAAAAACAAGTCTGGCGGTGGAGTTGATCCACACGCAGGGCACAACCACTAA
- a CDS encoding thioredoxin family protein, producing MIWSAKLSIALLTVVAVLQIGCGSRVAEKPLDNSQADGIKPVQLTDANFQTEVIESDLPVLVDMWAPWCGPCIEMKPTLRLVTEELTGQAKVAELNIDENPFIKEKYGIDRYPTLLIFRNGEEVDRLSGEKTEGELIEALSPFLSSSIEADDDTSPRDKHD from the coding sequence ATGATCTGGTCTGCCAAGCTCTCAATAGCGCTGCTAACCGTTGTTGCGGTTCTCCAAATTGGATGCGGCTCTCGCGTTGCAGAGAAACCATTGGATAATTCACAAGCGGATGGCATCAAACCTGTCCAGTTGACCGATGCGAATTTCCAAACGGAGGTGATCGAGTCGGATCTGCCGGTATTGGTCGATATGTGGGCTCCATGGTGCGGGCCGTGCATCGAAATGAAACCCACGTTGCGACTGGTCACGGAAGAACTGACTGGTCAAGCCAAGGTTGCGGAACTCAATATCGACGAGAACCCATTCATCAAAGAAAAGTATGGTATCGACCGCTATCCGACGCTGCTGATCTTTCGGAATGGCGAAGAAGTCGATCGTTTGAGTGGTGAAAAAACTGAAGGCGAGCTAATAGAAGCTCTTTCGCCGTTTCTCAGTTCGTCAATCGAAGCAGACGACGACACGAGCCCCAGGGATAAGCATGACTGA
- a CDS encoding efflux RND transporter permease subunit, with protein MLNWLIDVSLRHRALVILTAALFAVVGVFSLQQLDIDAFPDTTPVQIQINTVAPSLASEEIERQITFPVEQAISGLPGLHELRSISKFGLSQVVVIFDDGIDIYFARQLINERLSTVELPDGISRPQMGPVSTGLGEVFHYVLVYDGVDFSEASQAERVKRMTELRTIHDWVVKPQLRSVRGVAEVNSWGGYEKQYQIRLDPEGLFKYGLTFEQVSDAIETNNENVGGGTVTDGSEMLLVHGIGRTVNIKEIEDIVITSKDGVPVRIRDVADVMIGHEIRRGAVTANGRGEAVLGLGFMLMGENSHDVTWAIKEKIEGIQESLPAGVKIQTVYDRTELIDHVIHTVQKNLFEGGLLVVAVLFIFLGNLRAGIIVALAIPLSMLFAFSGMLKFGIAASLLSLGAIDFGLVVDSSVVMIENCVRCLAHKSDGRSRLQIIRDAAVEVRKPTMFGELIIMIVYLPILTLEGIEGKLFRPMAMTVIMALAGSMVLSLTLMPVLASLFLPKNIKETEPLLIRVLKRLYAPVLRFTMHHKTFIIGSALLLLVTVFGLVAPNLGSEFVPRLSEGAITINVVRLAGTTLEESMRYNTKMEQVILEKFPDEVAQVWSRIGTAEVATDPMGTELTDLFLTLHPREKWTRAETQDELVIKVQEELRDLPGPRLAMSQPIEMRMNEMISGVRSDVAAILYGDDLDVMVEKAEEIERALNSIPGSEDVKVEQVSGQPVLQIRINQDQIARYGVPASTVMNLVRSLGTHNVGEVYEGQLRFPLIIRLPEEARANPEAIKQILVATPSGERIPLSRLATIETVEGWNTIKRDWYQRRITIESNVRGRDLGSFVAEAQRVVAEKVQLPAGRYRIEWGGQFENLQRAQTRLMIVVPIALLMILSLLYMTYRNWVDSFRVFTGVPFAWIGGILALWIRDMPFSISAAVGFIALSGVAVLDDMLLVSTIRQLRRKGRSLDEAVEEAAMTRLRPILMTTLVASLGFVPMAFSTGMGAEVQRPLATVVIGGVCSAMVMSLLVLRVLYVVFNTPMEKLRSDADAGDDDDGDDDGHRLEPHEPIDPDIRRASETASV; from the coding sequence ATGCTAAATTGGCTAATCGACGTATCACTGCGCCATCGTGCGCTCGTGATTCTAACGGCGGCGTTGTTCGCGGTTGTAGGCGTGTTCTCACTCCAACAGCTCGATATCGACGCATTCCCGGACACCACACCGGTTCAAATTCAGATCAACACGGTCGCCCCGTCGCTGGCGTCTGAAGAAATCGAACGGCAGATCACCTTTCCCGTCGAGCAGGCAATCAGCGGATTGCCGGGACTCCACGAATTACGTTCGATCTCCAAGTTCGGTCTGTCACAGGTCGTGGTCATTTTTGATGATGGCATCGACATCTATTTTGCTCGTCAGTTGATTAACGAACGGTTGTCCACAGTCGAGCTACCCGACGGTATCAGCCGACCGCAGATGGGTCCGGTCTCGACCGGTTTGGGCGAAGTTTTTCACTACGTTCTGGTTTACGACGGTGTTGACTTCTCGGAAGCCTCTCAGGCCGAGCGTGTCAAACGCATGACCGAATTGCGAACAATTCATGACTGGGTGGTCAAGCCACAATTGCGATCGGTTCGAGGTGTGGCCGAAGTGAACAGTTGGGGCGGGTACGAGAAGCAATATCAGATTCGTCTCGATCCCGAAGGGCTGTTCAAGTACGGCCTGACCTTCGAGCAGGTATCTGATGCAATTGAAACGAACAACGAGAATGTCGGCGGCGGTACGGTCACTGACGGCAGCGAAATGCTGCTGGTGCATGGAATTGGCCGAACGGTCAATATCAAGGAGATCGAAGACATCGTCATCACTTCCAAGGATGGCGTGCCAGTTCGCATTCGCGACGTCGCCGATGTGATGATTGGGCATGAGATTCGGCGGGGCGCGGTCACGGCAAACGGTCGCGGTGAAGCGGTATTGGGGTTGGGCTTCATGCTGATGGGCGAAAACAGCCACGACGTCACTTGGGCCATCAAAGAAAAGATCGAAGGTATTCAGGAATCGCTCCCTGCTGGCGTCAAGATTCAAACAGTCTATGACCGTACCGAGCTAATTGACCATGTCATTCACACGGTTCAGAAGAATCTGTTCGAGGGCGGTTTGCTGGTCGTTGCAGTGTTGTTCATTTTCCTGGGAAATCTGCGAGCAGGAATCATTGTGGCGCTCGCAATTCCGCTGTCGATGCTGTTCGCGTTCTCAGGAATGCTGAAGTTCGGCATTGCTGCCAGTTTGCTTAGCCTCGGTGCCATCGACTTTGGATTGGTCGTCGATAGTTCAGTCGTGATGATCGAGAACTGCGTTCGTTGCTTGGCGCACAAGTCGGACGGTCGCAGTCGCTTGCAGATCATTCGCGATGCGGCGGTTGAGGTTCGCAAGCCGACCATGTTTGGCGAACTGATCATCATGATCGTCTACTTGCCGATCCTGACGCTCGAAGGCATCGAGGGCAAGCTGTTCCGACCGATGGCAATGACCGTGATTATGGCTCTTGCCGGGTCGATGGTTCTTTCACTGACACTGATGCCCGTGTTGGCGAGTCTGTTCCTTCCCAAGAACATCAAGGAAACCGAGCCGCTACTGATTCGCGTGTTAAAACGCCTCTACGCGCCGGTGTTGCGGTTCACGATGCACCACAAGACGTTCATTATCGGATCGGCCCTGTTGTTACTCGTAACCGTGTTTGGCCTCGTCGCTCCGAATCTCGGCAGCGAGTTCGTCCCACGACTTTCTGAAGGTGCTATCACAATCAACGTGGTGCGACTGGCGGGGACGACGTTGGAAGAATCCATGCGTTACAATACGAAAATGGAACAGGTCATTCTGGAAAAGTTTCCGGATGAAGTCGCACAGGTCTGGAGTCGCATCGGAACGGCGGAGGTGGCGACCGACCCAATGGGTACGGAGTTGACCGACTTGTTTCTGACGCTGCATCCACGTGAGAAATGGACGCGCGCCGAGACGCAGGATGAATTGGTGATCAAGGTGCAGGAAGAGCTGCGTGATCTACCCGGTCCGCGATTGGCGATGTCGCAGCCGATTGAAATGCGAATGAACGAAATGATCTCCGGTGTACGCTCGGATGTCGCCGCGATTCTTTACGGCGATGACTTGGACGTGATGGTGGAGAAAGCCGAAGAAATTGAGCGGGCACTCAACTCGATTCCCGGTTCGGAAGACGTGAAAGTCGAACAGGTTTCTGGCCAGCCGGTTCTGCAAATTCGCATCAACCAAGACCAGATCGCTCGCTACGGAGTCCCCGCCAGCACGGTCATGAATCTTGTCCGCTCTTTGGGCACGCATAACGTCGGCGAAGTCTACGAAGGCCAATTGCGGTTTCCACTGATCATCCGACTGCCCGAAGAAGCTCGCGCTAATCCGGAGGCCATCAAGCAAATCTTGGTTGCCACGCCATCTGGCGAACGTATCCCGCTTTCCCGACTGGCCACGATCGAAACCGTGGAAGGTTGGAACACGATCAAGCGAGATTGGTATCAACGACGAATCACAATTGAATCGAATGTCCGTGGTCGCGACTTGGGCAGCTTCGTTGCCGAAGCTCAACGTGTGGTTGCTGAAAAGGTGCAATTGCCCGCCGGACGCTACCGCATCGAATGGGGTGGGCAATTCGAGAATCTACAGCGTGCTCAAACCCGCCTGATGATCGTGGTGCCAATTGCACTCCTAATGATTCTCTCGCTGCTTTACATGACCTATCGCAACTGGGTTGACTCGTTCCGAGTCTTTACAGGCGTTCCATTCGCGTGGATTGGCGGGATTCTGGCGTTGTGGATTCGCGACATGCCGTTTTCGATTTCGGCAGCGGTTGGATTCATCGCATTGTCCGGAGTCGCGGTGCTCGATGACATGCTGCTTGTGTCAACGATTCGGCAACTGCGACGAAAAGGGCGATCACTTGACGAAGCGGTCGAAGAGGCCGCGATGACACGATTGCGTCCAATCTTGATGACGACGCTCGTGGCGAGCCTTGGATTCGTCCCGATGGCATTCAGCACCGGGATGGGCGCCGAAGTGCAACGACCACTGGCAACGGTGGTCATTGGCGGCGTGTGCAGCGCGATGGTGATGAGTTTGCTCGTGCTTCGAGTGCTCTACGTCGTGTTCAACACGCCGATGGAAAAACTGCGCAGTGATGCTGATGCAGGTGATGACGACGACGGAGACGATGACGGTCATCGTCTTGAACCCCATGAACCGATTGACCCGGATATCAGGCGCGCGTCTGAAACGGCATCGGTCTAA